Proteins from one Deinococcus sedimenti genomic window:
- a CDS encoding branched-chain amino acid ABC transporter ATP-binding protein/permease: MSRPSGAPLRAALSGAAVLIALLLPVILPEFQVTLLVNIIIFAVVAVGLVLLTGILGLTSFGQAAFMGVGAYTSAVLTTQAGWSPWLTLLAGFAVTAVIALILGTVTLRMQGHYLPLATIAWGISLYYVFGNTPALGGFTGMTDIPPVQAFGLNLTSPRHFAYLALISLGLTALGAQFLLSSRTGRAMRALRGGPVVAEAFGVNPFQLKVQVFVLSALMASLAGWLYAHSQRFVNPTPFGLQAGIEALFMSVVGGPGHVWGALLGSGLITALREWLRDVLPVVIGAQGNFEVIVFGVLIILTLQFARQGLWPLLERALPQTGTRLRPDTRPLTARPKPQPGQPLLQVSGAVKQFGGLRAVSDVSFELRTGEILGLIGPNGAGKSTMFNLITGVNPATSGQVRFGDQDVTRWRPGQIHRLGVARTFQHVHLLPDLSLLANTMMGGYARGRAGLLASLLHLERAEEAALQHEAMRQLRRVGLDAQAFTLAGNLALGQQRVLEIARALVADPTLLLLDEPAAGLRFGEKQELVALLKRLRDEGVTILIVEHDMELVMNLVDRLVVMNHGEKLAEGSPAQIRAHPAVREAYLGVDMDGGAA, encoded by the coding sequence ATGAGCCGCCCGTCCGGCGCGCCGCTGCGCGCGGCCCTGAGCGGCGCGGCCGTGCTGATCGCGCTGCTGCTGCCGGTGATCCTGCCGGAATTCCAGGTGACGCTGCTGGTGAACATCATCATCTTCGCGGTCGTCGCGGTGGGCCTGGTGCTCCTGACCGGCATTCTCGGCCTGACCAGTTTCGGGCAGGCGGCGTTCATGGGGGTCGGTGCGTACACCAGCGCCGTCCTGACCACCCAGGCCGGCTGGAGTCCCTGGCTGACGCTGCTGGCCGGGTTCGCGGTCACGGCGGTCATCGCGCTGATCCTGGGCACGGTGACGCTGCGGATGCAGGGGCATTACCTGCCGCTGGCGACCATCGCGTGGGGCATCAGCCTGTACTACGTGTTCGGCAACACGCCCGCGCTGGGTGGATTCACGGGCATGACCGACATTCCCCCGGTGCAGGCCTTCGGGCTGAACCTCACCTCGCCGCGGCACTTCGCGTACCTGGCGCTCATCAGCCTGGGCCTCACGGCGCTCGGCGCGCAGTTCCTGCTGTCGTCCCGCACCGGGCGGGCCATGCGGGCGCTACGCGGCGGACCGGTGGTGGCCGAGGCGTTCGGGGTGAATCCCTTCCAGCTGAAGGTGCAGGTGTTCGTCCTGTCGGCGTTGATGGCGTCCCTGGCCGGCTGGCTGTACGCCCACAGCCAGCGGTTCGTGAACCCCACGCCGTTCGGCCTGCAGGCCGGCATCGAGGCGCTGTTCATGAGCGTGGTGGGCGGCCCGGGGCACGTGTGGGGAGCGCTGCTGGGTTCGGGACTGATCACCGCGCTGCGGGAGTGGCTGCGGGACGTCCTGCCGGTCGTCATCGGCGCGCAGGGCAACTTCGAGGTGATCGTGTTCGGCGTGCTGATCATCCTCACGCTGCAGTTCGCCCGCCAAGGCCTGTGGCCACTGCTGGAACGCGCGCTGCCGCAGACCGGCACCCGCCTGCGCCCCGATACGCGGCCGCTCACGGCGCGCCCGAAGCCCCAGCCGGGCCAGCCGCTCCTGCAGGTCAGCGGGGCCGTGAAGCAGTTCGGGGGGTTGCGGGCCGTGTCGGACGTGTCGTTCGAGCTGCGCACCGGCGAGATCCTGGGCCTGATCGGCCCGAACGGCGCCGGGAAGAGCACCATGTTCAACCTGATCACCGGTGTCAACCCGGCCACGTCGGGTCAGGTGCGGTTCGGGGATCAGGACGTCACCCGCTGGCGCCCCGGTCAGATTCACCGGCTGGGCGTGGCGCGCACCTTCCAGCACGTGCACCTGCTGCCGGACCTGTCGCTGCTGGCCAACACCATGATGGGCGGCTACGCCCGCGGTCGCGCCGGTCTGCTGGCCAGCCTGTTGCACCTGGAACGGGCGGAGGAGGCGGCCCTGCAACACGAGGCGATGCGGCAGCTGCGCCGCGTCGGGCTGGACGCGCAGGCGTTCACGCTGGCCGGCAACCTGGCCCTGGGTCAGCAGCGCGTGCTGGAAATCGCGCGGGCGCTCGTGGCCGACCCGACCCTGCTGCTGCTGGATGAGCCGGCCGCGGGCCTGCGGTTCGGGGAGAAACAGGAACTCGTGGCGCTGCTCAAGCGCCTGCGGGACGAGGGCGTGACGATTCTCATCGTGGAGCACGACATGGAACTGGTCATGAATCTTGTGGACCGCCTGGTGGTCATGAATCACGGCGAGAAGCTGGCCGAAGGGTCGCCCGCCCAGATCCGCGCGCATCCGGCCGTGCGGGAAGCGTATCTGGGCGTCGACATGGACGGGGGGGCCGCGTGA
- a CDS encoding ABC transporter ATP-binding protein: MSAPGEALLDVRDLHTRYGRVEALTGVSVQVPQGQIVSVIGANGAGKTTLMNSVMGVLPAQGEITYGGESLRSVPLEGRVARGISLVPERRDLFASMTVQDNLQLGAYLRRRQAWRADLDTVYERFPRLLERRTQLAGTLSGGEQQMLAIGRALMARPRLLLLDEPSLGLAPLIVRDILRIVQGLKADGVTILLVEQNARASLAISDHAYVLETGQVKLSGPAATLARDESLTASYLGA; this comes from the coding sequence GTGAGCGCGCCGGGAGAGGCGCTGCTGGACGTGCGGGACCTGCACACCCGCTACGGCCGGGTCGAGGCGCTCACGGGCGTCAGCGTGCAGGTCCCGCAGGGGCAGATCGTCAGCGTGATCGGCGCCAACGGGGCGGGCAAGACCACCCTGATGAACTCGGTCATGGGCGTGCTGCCCGCCCAGGGCGAGATTACGTACGGCGGTGAATCGCTGCGCAGCGTCCCGCTGGAGGGCCGGGTCGCGCGGGGCATCAGCCTCGTGCCGGAACGCCGCGACCTGTTCGCGTCCATGACCGTGCAGGACAACCTGCAACTCGGCGCTTACCTGCGCCGCCGGCAGGCCTGGCGGGCCGACCTGGACACCGTGTACGAGCGCTTCCCGCGGCTCCTGGAACGCCGCACGCAGCTGGCCGGGACGCTCTCGGGCGGCGAGCAGCAGATGCTGGCGATCGGCCGGGCCCTGATGGCGCGGCCGCGCCTGCTGCTGCTGGATGAACCCAGTCTGGGCCTGGCGCCACTGATCGTGCGGGACATCCTGCGGATCGTGCAGGGCCTGAAGGCCGACGGGGTGACCATCCTGCTGGTGGAACAGAACGCCCGCGCGAGCCTGGCGATCAGTGACCACGCGTACGTGCTCGAAACCGGGCAGGTCAAGCTCAGCGGGCCGGCCGCCACGCTCGCCCGCGACGAGAGCCTCACGGCCAGTTACCTCGGCGCGTGA
- a CDS encoding hotdog fold thioesterase yields the protein MPTADPFMTLLDIQILSAAEGVASVTATVQPQHINLHGTAHGGFLFSLADAAFALASNSGGGRQVGLQADLQFLRAARLGDTVTAHAREMHLGRKTGAYRMEVRVGEQLIAMGSGVVYRVEDAPPAAPP from the coding sequence ATGCCGACTGCCGATCCCTTCATGACGTTGCTCGACATCCAGATCCTGAGTGCCGCCGAAGGCGTGGCGAGCGTCACGGCCACCGTGCAGCCGCAGCACATCAACCTGCACGGCACGGCCCACGGCGGCTTCCTGTTCAGTCTCGCGGACGCGGCGTTCGCCCTGGCGTCGAACAGTGGCGGCGGCCGGCAGGTGGGGCTGCAGGCCGACCTGCAGTTTCTGCGGGCGGCCCGGCTGGGCGACACCGTGACCGCGCACGCCCGCGAGATGCATCTGGGCCGAAAGACCGGCGCGTACCGCATGGAGGTGCGGGTCGGTGAACAGCTGATCGCCATGGGCAGCGGCGTGGTCTACCGGGTGGAGGACGCCCCGCCTGCCGCGCCGCCCTGA
- a CDS encoding Lrp/AsnC family transcriptional regulator: MDDRDRRILAALQANGRISNQDLADRVHLSPSPCLRRVRQLEDSGVIQGYTALVDEEAYGLTVTAFVRVRLQLHTAASIRAFEDAIARMDAVLDCYVMTGEADYLLRVLVADLKAYEAFVRRELHAVPGIASIDTSFAYGRVKRATVYPALP, from the coding sequence ATGGATGACCGCGACCGGCGCATTCTCGCTGCCCTGCAGGCGAACGGGCGCATCAGCAATCAGGACCTTGCGGACCGGGTGCACCTCTCGCCGTCCCCGTGCCTGCGGCGCGTGCGGCAACTGGAGGACTCCGGGGTCATCCAGGGCTACACCGCGCTGGTGGATGAGGAAGCGTACGGCCTGACCGTCACCGCGTTCGTGCGCGTGCGGTTGCAACTGCACACGGCTGCCAGCATCCGCGCGTTCGAGGACGCCATCGCCCGCATGGACGCCGTGCTCGACTGCTACGTCATGACCGGGGAGGCCGACTACCTGCTGCGGGTGCTCGTGGCGGACCTGAAGGCGTACGAGGCGTTCGTGCGGCGCGAACTGCACGCCGTGCCCGGCATCGCCTCGATTGACACGAGTTTCGCGTACGGCCGCGTCAAACGCGCGACCGTGTACCCCGCCCTGCCCTGA
- a CDS encoding DMT family transporter → MSQLSSTLPRETSRTRPTGALLGWAALAVTVLIWAAFALTIRAIGHSPLTPGDVALIRFLIPAALLLPLLPSRLPALRRVPVHAALMIMAGAGLPFFLIAAAGGASTSAAHVSALVAGTTPLSVVLLGFLLFRDRVRAAQWPGLGLILLGILLLVLGLGATGISPATGTALLLAASLLWGGYTLGLRRAALDPLAAAMLVTYPSLLVLAPLLLSGTLPSHLTQVPGPSLLPFIAVQGLGVGVVASLTYPYALKHLGALRCATVGALAPVLATLLALPLLGEQPTLTSAIGVAIITAGVLAFNLMPTRPPAPQEAPHVQ, encoded by the coding sequence GTGAGTCAGCTCAGTTCCACGCTTCCGCGCGAAACCAGTCGTACCCGGCCGACCGGCGCCCTCCTGGGCTGGGCGGCGCTGGCCGTCACGGTGCTGATCTGGGCGGCGTTCGCGCTGACCATCCGCGCCATCGGCCACTCGCCGCTGACGCCGGGCGACGTGGCGCTGATCCGCTTCCTGATTCCGGCCGCGCTGCTGCTGCCCCTGCTGCCCTCACGCCTGCCCGCGCTGCGGCGCGTCCCAGTGCATGCGGCGCTGATGATCATGGCCGGGGCGGGCCTGCCGTTCTTCCTGATCGCCGCGGCCGGGGGCGCCAGCACGTCCGCCGCGCACGTCAGTGCCCTGGTGGCCGGAACGACGCCCCTCTCGGTCGTGCTGCTCGGGTTCCTGCTGTTCCGTGACCGGGTGCGGGCCGCGCAGTGGCCGGGTCTGGGCCTGATCCTGCTGGGCATCCTGCTGCTCGTGCTCGGCCTGGGGGCGACCGGGATCTCCCCCGCCACCGGCACCGCGCTGCTGCTCGCCGCCAGCCTGCTGTGGGGCGGGTACACCCTCGGCCTGCGCCGCGCCGCGCTCGATCCCCTCGCTGCCGCCATGCTCGTCACGTACCCCTCGCTGCTCGTCCTCGCGCCCCTGCTGCTCAGCGGCACGCTGCCCAGCCACCTCACGCAGGTGCCCGGGCCCAGCCTGCTGCCGTTCATCGCCGTGCAGGGGCTCGGGGTGGGCGTCGTCGCCTCCCTGACCTACCCCTACGCCCTGAAACACCTCGGGGCCCTGCGCTGCGCCACCGTCGGTGCCCTCGCGCCCGTCCTCGCCACCCTGCTGGCCCTACCGCTGCTCGGCGAGCAGCCTACCCTCACCTCCGCCATCGGCGTCGCCATCATCACGGCCGGCGTCCTCGCGTTCAACCTCATGCCCACCCGTCCCCCCGCCCCCCAGGAGGCCCCCCATGTTCAGTGA
- a CDS encoding amino acid aminotransferase has product MFSDLRPLPLDPLWALQNAFRDDPRPDKLNLGIGIYRDHLGQTPVLRSVQRAEEQRAATAPSKIYRPLSGNADFNAGMTRLLLGALSPALPRAVTVQTVGGTGALRTLADLIASAHPDATVWISDPGYANHHPLMRAAGLMTAEYPWQPDGQSVAVTPLLQALSAARSGDVVLVQGCCHNPTGTDLSADGWRALTSFCTERGLIPLIDMAYQGLGQGLDEDARGLRLMVDHAPTVLIAASCSKNMGLYCERTGTATVLVADASEKAAVLSVLEGIARRTYSMPPEHGAAVAAALLNDPAEWHEDLRVMRDRIGHVRQVLTDTLCNLGAPTALQAIRHHRGMFTLLPLRPEDMRRLQRDHGIYGTHEGRINVAGIPDHAVRPLAQALIATSVAQLSH; this is encoded by the coding sequence ATGTTCAGTGACCTGCGTCCCCTGCCCCTCGACCCCCTCTGGGCCCTGCAAAACGCCTTCCGTGACGATCCCAGGCCGGATAAGCTGAACCTCGGGATCGGCATCTACCGGGATCATCTCGGCCAGACGCCCGTTCTGAGATCCGTGCAGCGCGCCGAGGAGCAGCGCGCCGCCACCGCCCCCTCCAAGATCTACCGCCCCCTGAGCGGCAACGCCGACTTCAACGCCGGCATGACCCGCCTGCTGCTCGGCGCCCTCTCCCCTGCCCTGCCCCGCGCCGTCACCGTCCAGACGGTCGGCGGCACCGGCGCGCTGCGCACCCTGGCCGATCTGATCGCCAGCGCCCACCCGGACGCCACCGTCTGGATCTCCGACCCCGGCTACGCCAACCACCACCCCCTGATGCGCGCCGCCGGCCTGATGACCGCCGAGTACCCGTGGCAGCCCGACGGCCAGTCCGTCGCCGTCACGCCTCTCCTGCAGGCCCTGAGCGCCGCGCGCTCCGGCGACGTGGTCCTCGTGCAGGGCTGCTGCCACAACCCCACCGGCACCGACCTCAGTGCCGACGGGTGGCGCGCCCTGACGTCGTTCTGCACCGAGCGCGGCCTGATTCCACTGATCGACATGGCCTACCAGGGTCTCGGGCAGGGCCTCGACGAGGACGCCCGCGGCCTGCGCCTCATGGTCGACCACGCCCCCACCGTGCTCATCGCCGCGAGCTGCTCCAAGAACATGGGCCTGTACTGCGAACGGACCGGTACCGCCACAGTGCTGGTCGCCGACGCCAGCGAGAAGGCCGCCGTGCTGAGCGTGCTGGAAGGTATCGCGCGCCGCACCTACTCGATGCCGCCGGAACACGGCGCCGCTGTCGCCGCGGCCCTCCTGAACGACCCCGCCGAGTGGCACGAGGACCTGCGCGTCATGCGCGACCGCATCGGGCACGTTCGCCAGGTCCTGACTGATACGCTGTGCAACCTGGGCGCCCCCACCGCGCTGCAGGCCATCCGGCACCACCGCGGCATGTTCACCCTGCTGCCCCTGCGCCCCGAAGACATGAGGCGCCTGCAGCGGGACCACGGAATCTACGGCACCCACGAGGGCCGGATCAACGTCGCGGGTATCCCCGACCACGCCGTCCGGCCCCTGGCTCAGGCCCTGATCGCGACCAGCGTGGCCCAGCTCAGCCACTGA